Within the Eucalyptus grandis isolate ANBG69807.140 chromosome 1, ASM1654582v1, whole genome shotgun sequence genome, the region AAACACACgcgaaatattaaataattgaacCGATAGTGTCGTACTGAATAGCAATTCCGTTAGTTGTTTAGGCTTGCGATTCAGAAGCGAGACCAATTGGTCCATTCCCCCAGGCGTTCATAATGCATGCCCCATTCAGGTATATATAGACAGCCAAAATGAGCCATCAATAGCCAAACAAAGGTTAGAAGCTCCCCACCTTTGCTTAGCATCTGTGCATGTGCCTCTCCCTTTATATGACTTGCTGCATATGATAACATCTCAACCCACACTCCGCTTATCACCTTCCACTTCATATCCCCAAGCCTTTCCATCTCTTGGGCCAAATTTCCCGCTTCGAAGTTTCTTGACAATCTCCTACATAGCCCCTCCACATCCCTGGTCGCGCCATTGGCATGGGGCCGTAGCTGGTTCAATAATTCCGCTGATGTAATTTGGGCAATGCCCCCCACATTGGACACCACCTTAGGctgattaaagaaaagatacATCATATAGTCGGAGATGATCTTACTGAATTCCCTTTCATCGTTTTCAGCTATGGAATCTTTGTTGTACAACATTTCAGTAGCAAGATGCCACATTATTATAGAAGTGTCATAATTAGCCTGGGCGACATATGGCAAAAGATGGTGGCACTCTATCCCCACCGGGCTACTATAGAGAAACAAATCACCTCGAGCCTCAAATATCTTCCTCACCTCTCTCAGATTATTTGCATTAGTGGATTTGCGTTTCACCTCCTTGAAAATATAGATCCATAACTTCTTAATAAATGGATTGTTGGACACGTACTTCGTATTTGTAATCATTAGATTTTTCCTCAGACCATAGCCTCCAACAATTTGCTTACTAGCTTGATGGAGACAAGAGATGATCTTTTCACAGAGTCGAAAATTGCTAGAGCAACGATGATACTTATACATCTTTCTCGGACTCTCCTTCAAGGTCTCAGAGCAAAGGTTGCAAGCAGAGATGGATTCCGACCACCTTCGAAATATAAATGGTGTGTCTAAGACCATGTAAGCAGCATTGATGTTACGCTCTACTCCACCCATGATGAAGCGAGGCTTCCTTAGGTCATCTGTGGCAGATACCAACTTATGGAGAAATGAATCTAGTTTAGATGATCCTGTGTTGTACCGCTTGATTCCAGCAACAGTCCAATCGGAGAAAACAAGCATGAATAGAGCTATCACTTCAAGAGCaatccctccaaaaagaagggAATAAGTAATTTCCACATCGAGTTTGGAGAGCCCATGCTTCTTCAAGCGATTGAACACAACAAAAGCCAACACAATGCTAGTGAAGGCTATGAAGCGGAAAATGTAGCCCCACAAGGAATATATTGCCAACGCTTTTGTGTAGAGCACTTCATAAATGAAGTTGAGTTCAACCGAGATCACCCTCAATGCATCTATTGCAGAAACATTGCCGAAATATTTACGGCTCATTTCGCGATCCTCATATATGAAGATGAGATTTCCAATGAAGAccctaaaaatttgaaaaaagtagTGAGCATGCTTCACCACAGTGCTCTCAGGAAGCTTCACTTCTTCATCGGAATATCTAGCTCCCCGTTGAACATTGAGTTCTTTAATCAATTGGTCACCTTCATCGTCATGAAGAGACTCATCGGTTAAgaacgcaattttttttttttactgaaggCTCAAGAGCATTGATTTCCTAAGCCTCGAAGCTAGAGAGATTAAGTGCTCGTAACCTCTCTGCATTTTTTGTGATCCCGGCAAGAAACACCAGCATTGTTGGGATCGCCAACAAGTGGTTGCTAGGAAATATATGCACGTACACATAGATAGTGGCACCAACTTGGAAAATGAAACTGAGCAGGTGTCGTCGCCAAAGAGAACTGTCCTCTAGAGAGAAGGCAGTGATGGTATCTGGACCACCAAGGTGTAACAAGAGAAACGAGGCCCAAAATGCTTGAAGTGCTCCATCTATTTCAATTGCAGAAGTGGACAAGCTTCCTTGATTGTGAGAGATGAACCCAATCCCAAATGCAGCTACCCAGTCAACCATCAAATAGGCTAAccacaaaaggaaaacaatgcGGCCgttcactattttttttctaagggCCGCAAATAGAACGAGAAAGACTTGAAGCAGGAAGCTTAGTATGACAAAAGATCGGATGTTCCATTTGTTCCACAGCTCCGAAATGGAGATAAAAGTCATGTTTTGCTTAGTTTGAATCTTATCACTCCTCTAGGGAATGCATTTATACTTACTGAGATGGTGCCTTGCTTGTTTGTTATAAGACAattactattaaaaaaaattcaagaagctAAAAGAATTGATTCATTCCATGAGCGAAGACAAGTATCTGATGCATTAATTCATAGAGAAAAGTAACACATGCACTATCAGGTTGAACATAAAACTATGTACGTGAAACTAGTTTATCAAATCGAGTTGTAGATGATGTGATGCATCATTATTGAATATTTAAACATGACTCACCTGATAATAACTAGGCTCAACccatttgagtcattttctattaaataacAACAAATATCGGAGAAAAGTTTCGTAGGTTTAAGATGAGATGGGGTCTTTTATTAAGCCTGTAATAGATTATGAAATCAAAGCTTCCCCTTTATACGTTGGTTTTTCATCTTCCCCCGCTTCGTCTGTCGTTGGACAGTGAACCTATATAAGTTACTTATCAAGCTACATAGTCGGTAGTGGAACTGATAAATCCGGCCCTACTCTTGATTTCTGTCTGCACCAGAAATTGACCAGGTCGTCGAGATGTATAGACCACTAGAGTGCAGGTTATTAAGCACGTGATCCATTGTTGATGATCATAAGGATTACTACTGATATTGATGTACTTCAATGACCATTGATCAGTGGTTGATACACGACGACCTATAGCTAGCGATAGTCAACAAGGATATCAATTAGAAGCGGCGACTGATtatcgattaggaagaaaagtTGGATGCAAGAAGACGTCAGGATGCAGTTataagttttcaaattttaaatcactAGTGAGCAATGCAACAGAATCAATGAAGTCGTGGAGTAACCAAAACACAATTTTAAGGGAGTAACTACTTTAAGACAAGATCATGACATCTTGAAAACATGAGCACGAGATTTCCAGAGATGAGGGAACTTGGCTATGATCGCAAGAGAACTGCTCAGAGATAGTTATAGCACAATCACTTTAAACACCAGCATTCGCCTACTGGAGAGCCCTCACGCACAAACAACCAAATCTAATATCTTTCGGTTATCTTAACTTTCTTGCACTTTAATTTCTAGTTTCTAGACTCGAGTTGTATATTGAATTCCAATATGATTCTTAGTTATAGTTTCCAAATCCACGTCGTCTATAAATTTCGGCATGTTTCTTTATCTTAGTTATAGCATCGACGATTAAATTTTGGCATTGCATATTTGCATTCTTGAGCTTTGTCATTGATTGAATTCCGACATAGTTCACTTACATTCGGTTCCATTGAAGTGGCTGTATTTTTCAAACTTTGTTGTCGATTATATCCAAAACGGTTTGTGTATGTACAATTTTGTTCAAAGTAAAGATATCAATTTTCTTGTCTACCTATATCATTTCTATATGAAGTCATCGCAGAACCTATAAAACTGAAGAATGACTTTCATTGAaactgttgggaatgactgatccccgaaaaaccggattcgacactaaatcgaacccctaaactcaAGCGGAAGACAAGCCGGGGAAAacgaacacgcatcaccgatcctaaagcacaccacggattcgagcgtaccttttagccacagattaaacaccgacgccaatggaggaagagaaagctTAGTCCtgttgatccggtgaagcaaaaacGCCTTCGGGAGTCACTGTTTGCCTTTGGAGGAAAACAACAGAGAGCgggagggagagaagcgtacgtcgTTTCTTTTTGATTAAACggtcccttttctctctctctctcctcccttttatacccccttctttccacgggccctattcccgtgggccgggctttctgggcccaacttgggcggacgggccttaagcccaaatcaaataaagccttcatctcccactcgcacatggtgggccgaacaggattctctttacctctcttcaactttcataccggtgaataatccgtgcgaccagcatactttgagagctcgttgctatacatctgttaggaatatgtagcagctcataattgggcgtcacactttgagtagatttagtatgcagtaccttagatcgatcgatcacatttatatctctcttgatctcttttaaacaatgatatatattgtattcacaattataattatcacaaaaacaatcataattggtcgaccagtgaatacaaaaactacaatgtgattctccaaaatcgatcttcctctttccttcaaactctcaatttcagtccagcttgcttttctagaaatgccccattagatcgaatcatctcatgaccattggcaacatcctaagatagcaaacactaaataaaaatcttgagaataagtaagagtccgtaggggactaaaaattgaggaactcttttcctcaagagtctcacacatcataaaagttgagatcaaactttttgccactcttattggtcgtctcatgcatacgtagtatgaaatacgtattacggcatttactcctttcccatggagcgtatgtctacacctttcaataccgtacagatgatagttcagacatacccaatgtttaacttgagttcatgtacctactcttttacaaaattcatcaggactcacatctggcatcttagacagataaagtaaaatatgttgggtattttactttcggacatcgtaagtattatgccctcatcttaacacttagttaaggcgacatacgtattttaagcttgagctctcgattatcacctagataataagcttaaaatcagtctcatctctatttatcacacaagaaatgaggcgattacccgtgtgagtgggctaatcttttatctgtccgacatacttctcaacttaaaataatacactaagtattaagatgcataaagatcatacaaagattcataggcattaatcaatgaaaaacaaaatttcataaatgtgaacaactcagggaaattacaattcagtacatcagactctacgcaatcctagagattttacataaccacaaaacacatctctaggtattggctttgtcataggatctgctactattctatgcgtagatatgtactgtaagttcacatcctttcgtgcaaccatatcttttacaaagttatacttggtatctatatgtttggtcttgccatgatactttggatctttggtgtacgctataactgcttggctatcacagttaaccaacaatggatttgcagctttctcaataacacctaaatgatccaagaatctcttaagccaaactgcttcttgtactgctgctgataatgccacgaactcagcttccatcgtggataaggctatgtaggtttgcttcttactactccatgatatggcgccattgctcgcaagaaagcaaatcccgaggtagatttcctttcatctaaatctcctccccaatcgcatctgaatagccttcaagtcgcagatcctttccttggtaattcaacttgtaatcgcCAGTTCCCTTCGGATACCTCGGTATTCTTTTGacagctttccaatgtgctttggacctggattggattggtatctactcaccattccaactgcaaaacatatgtcggttcttgtacacatcatagcgtacatcaagctcccaacagcacttgcataaggaacatgtttcatttgttccttctcttgtggagtccttggacacaatctatggctcaatccttcaccttttgcaataggagtgtcgatgggtttacaatcttgcttACGAAACCGTTctagaactttgtttatataagtttcttgcgaaagagacaacgatctcttcgaacgatctcttgaaatcttaactccaagaatgtatgcagcctcacccatatcattcatctcaaagttggaagacaaccaactcttgacggtcttaacaaactccatattgcttccggcaattagtatatcatcaacatataatgatatgatcacaaattgatccttggatcttttgatatatacacaatgatcctcatcaatcattgtaaaatcatatgccattatggcattatgaaaacgtatataccattgtcttgatgatctgcttaagaccatatatcgacctcaaaagtcgacatactttttcttcttggcctttcactatgaaaccaacaggttgttccatgtatatttcttcctctaattctccattgaggaaagcagtctttacattcatttgatgtaattcaagatccagaatagccactattgccgaataatgcgaattgaggtaaatctcactacaggagaaaacgtatcttcataatcaattccttcccgttgattataccccttcgccacaaggcgagccttatgcctttcaatcgagccatcagcctttcgctttattttgagaacccatttgttcccaatagctcgcGTCCTTTTGCGATCAActagttcccagacttggttcgatttcattgactccatttccttttccattgcattaatctatttttccttactagggcaattcagagcctcatttatatttcttggctcatcctcatcttgtggagcaactataaaagtttccccttcaatgtcaaaacgtcgacggggaatactttgacgacttgttcgccgtatgggagattgtacactttgcacatcaccccccatcatgctcccacttggattaggtaatgatgatgtcgtctcatcacgtggttgcaattgagaatgagttgaatttaattcatcacttctcatattactcccacttggacgaagttcactaaggtcattatcttgatccaaggtttcaaatagggaacaatcttcccctatttcgcccttcttaggaaattcatcctctaagaatgtgacatctcgtgattcaaactcagttatactcccactttcctgctcacctatgaacacataccttTTTGAGTGTtctgagtatcttatgaaaatactcttctttcctctgggacccaatttcccaaacttgtgagaggactcatgtgtgtaggcagcacaaccccatggcttaagaaaacttaagtccggttttctacctgtccataactcatatggagtggaagtaactgatttggaaggcacacggttaagtatataggcagcagttaacaaagCATCACTCAAAAGGTAatgggtaagttagcatgcgccatcatggacctaaccatttccgaGTAGGGTTctcgtttcttctctctgcaacaccattttgttgaggagtatatggaatagacaactgtctttctattcctttttcatcacacaattttctgaactcatcagacaaatattctcgacctcgatcggatctcaatgcttttattttcttgtctaattgattctctaccaggttcataaactttttgaaacaacttattgcttcagatttatgagaaattaaatagacatatccaaatcgagtgtaatcatctataaaagtgatgaaataaacagccccatgccttcctttcacattcattggaccacgagATATCggtatggattaaatgcagaggaaattaagctctttttccttttccaaatggtttccttgtcgttttccttctaggcaatgcttacatatgggcaaatcgactttttcaatattgcccaacaagccctctttggctagtctattcatacgtcgttggccaatgtgaccaagtctagcatgccacacattcacatcattatcatatttattaggagacgtgagaagggaataacaaacattagtattaacataatcaatatctagtacaataaaaccatccagaaaataaccacaaccatagtaatttgtatccaaaaacaaattcacacctctattacgtaagttcatattaaaacctaatttaaccaacactaatacagacactaaattccgacgaatctccggagcatacagcacatcatgaaggaacaaagtgcgtccaccacgcatattcagttggcatgtgccaattcctttcacttcagctctggagttgtttcccacatagatccacttagttccgcttggtactcgtcggaattccacgaaggatcctctatccttcgctacatggtccgtcgctcccgaatccatagtccacaaaggattagactcggtTAAGAATacgaactcgacacaaaagtgaagttctgaaaagtacaagggtgcataccttctttggctcacgacaaagcgtgagcatagtgacccttcttgtcacaggttgtagcatttcacccttgcaagctttttcatgcggggacgcttccctctttcatgttggttaaactttggtttcttccctgaaggacctgcttcttccttgccttttcccttatcaaaccagttagggcgcttgcgcttggagctcgaagcttcatttgagctagaactagcatgataaagTTCAGCTTCCGGCTTTAGCGCCAACAaaggtcctcttccagctcaagatgacgcattgcatcctcaaaggttttgatgtTTTCATTGTGAGTCGTGCACCTTCATGtgctcccaactcgaggcaaggaacgaatcaccgcTTGCACCTCGCTGCTCATctcgtgaggacatggccagcatctctcAGCtcggttatcatgtttgacatctttctaagatgttgcttcatggtctcgACCATGAGgtttcttataagagtcaaacccgatagtgagctgcctcgctagt harbors:
- the LOC104432076 gene encoding uncharacterized protein LOC104432076; translated protein: MHGLKTLDSWRHERSSVESSVSKASRKLKPRGARVFVGRRRKKIVEKQAVLTSCGEDLQSTTGLLLVSLLTERELAEDTKRWRIRRMLSFSGSLVDARQKTRMEAVRWQQGVNQGASVDAGLQSFTGQRSGVAGVFIGNLIFIYEDREMSRKYFGNVSAIDALRVISVELNFIYEVLYTKALAIYSLWGYIFRFIAFTSIVLAFVVFNRLKKHGLSKLDVEITYSLLFGGIALEVIALFMLVFSDWTVAGIKRYNTGSSKLDSFLHKLVSATDDLRKPRFIMGGVERNINAAYMVLDTPFIFRRWSESISACNLCSETLKESPRKMYKYHRCSSNFRLCEKIISCLHQASKQIVGGYGLRKNLMITNTKYVSNNPFIKKLWIYIFKEVKRKSTNANNLREVRKIFEARGDLFLYSSPVGIECHHLLPYVAQANYDTSIIMWHLATEMLYNKDSIAENDEREFSKIISDYMMYLFFNQPKVVSNVGGIAQITSAELLNQLRPHANGATRDVEGLCRRLSRNFEAGNLAQEMERLGDMKWKVISGVWVEMLSYAASHIKGEAHAQMLSKGGELLTFVWLLMAHFGCLYIPEWGMHYERLGEWTNWSRF